From Nicotiana tabacum cultivar K326 chromosome 22, ASM71507v2, whole genome shotgun sequence, one genomic window encodes:
- the LOC107770656 gene encoding proteinaceous RNase P 2, giving the protein MDKNKKKKNLTPEVQFRLSLDNCSKTKDLSTAISLYESALSTIRFSNNHFNSFLYICSNAVSDPSTKNPAIEFGFRIFDHMVSSNVTPNEATVTAVARLAAATDDGDKAFELAKGVGNCGKLRTYGPALFCYCKMGEADKAYQVEDHMRSIGLQLEEAELVGLLKASVVKEREEKVYQYLHKLRMSVRSVSASAAEIIQSWFGGEMAAKLGLSDWDMGQVKEAILQNGGGWHGRGWLGKGKWIVQRSQIAPDGRCLTCQERLVCVDIDKAETERFAEAVASLAMEREVHSNFKEFQDWLEKHSEYDAVVDAANVGLYQQNFAEGGFSIAQLVTVVKELHSRSNKWPLVVLHKKRLRALLENAYYRELLEEWINEKVLYGTPFGSNDDWYWLYAAVKRKCLLVTNDEMRDHIFELLGSSFFAIWKERHQVKYTFVKGEPKLLMPPTYSVVIQESENGSWHVPLAGEVAEESSRSWLCMSRHDKQHTSVEAAEVSELVCSDQIEDSCHSDSFASQNGLNTCSGLAGKRKERSPSPSHSSLQS; this is encoded by the exons AtggacaaaaacaaaaagaagaaaaacctaACCCCAGAAGTCCAATTTCGCTTAAGCCTAGACAACTGTTCAAAAACCAAAGATCTTTCAACTGCCATCTCCTTATATGAATCTGCTCTTTCAACAATCCGCTTTTCCAATAACCACTTTAACTCTTTTCTTTACATCTGCTCCAACGCTGTTTCAGACCCATCAACTAAAAATCCCGCTATCGAATTCGGGTTTCGAATCTTTGATCATATGGTTTCGAGTAATGTAACCCCCAATGAGGCTACTGTCACGGCTGTTGCTAGGCTTGCGGCTGCAACTGATGATGGTGATAAAGCGTTTGAGTTAGCTAAAGGAGTGGGGAATTGTGGGAAGTTAAGGACTTATGGGCCGGCTTTGTTTTGTTATTGTAAGATGGGTGAGGCTGATAAGGCCTATCAGGTGGAAGATCACATGAGGTCTATTGGATTACAACTTGAGGAAGCTGAGCTTGTTGGTTTGTTAAAA GCGAGTGTCGTGAAAGAAAGGGAAGAGAAGGTCTATCAATATTTACATAAACTGAGAATGTCAGTTAGGAGTGTAAGTGCGTCAGCAGCAGAAATCATACAGAGTTGGTTTGGAGGGGAAATGGCAGCTAAGTTGGGGTTATCCGACTGGGACATGGGTCAGGTGAAAGAAGCAATTTTACAAAATGGAGGAGGGTGGCACGGTCGTGGATGGCTTGGAAAGGGTAAATGGATTGTACAGAGGTCCCAAATAGCTCCAGATGGGAGGTGTCTAACTTGTCAGGAACGGTTGGTTTGTGTTGATATTGACAAAGCAGAGACAGAAAGATTTGCGGAGGCAGTTGCTTCTTTGGCTATGGAAAGGGAAGTCCATTCCAATTTTAAGGAATTTCAG GACTGGTTGGAAAAGCATTCAGAATATGATGCTGTAGTGGATGCAGCAAATGTTGGGCTCTATCAGCAGAACTTTGCTGAGGGTGGATTTAGTATTGCACAG CTTGTCACTGTTGTGAAAGAATTGCATAGCAGAAGCAACAAGTGGCCACTGGTTGTATTACATAAGAAGCGTCTTCGTGCACTTCTTGAGAATGCTTACTATAGAGAGTTGCTTGAGGAGTGGATAAATGAAAAAGTACTTTATGGAACACCCTTTGGATCCAATGATGACTG GTACTGGCTTTATGCAGCAGTTAAACGTAAGTGTTTGCTCGTGACAAATGATGAAATGAGAGATCATATTTTTGAGCTCCTGGGGAGTAGCTTTTTTGCCATATGGAAAGAAAGACATCAG GTCAAATACACTTTTGTTAAAGGGGAGCCAAAGCTTCTGATGCCACCCACATATTCTGTTGTCATTCAG GAATCCGAGAATGGGTCGTGGCATGTGCCTTTGGCGGGTGAAGTTGCTGAGGAGTCTTCAAGGTCGTGGCTCTGCATGAGCAGACACGATAAGCAGCATACAAGTGTAGAAGCTGCCGAAGTTAGTGAACTTGTATGCAGTGATCAAATTGAAGACTCTTGCCATTCAGATAGTTTTGCAAGTCAGAATGGCTTAAATACATGTTCTGGTTTGGCTGGTAAGAGGAAAGAGAGGTCCCCATCTCCATCTCACTCCAGTCTACAATCTTGA
- the LOC107770654 gene encoding alcohol-forming fatty acyl-CoA reductase-like, with the protein MELTSVLKFLENRTILVTGATGFLAKIFVEKILRVQPNVKKLYLLLRAKDNKAALQRFNTEAVAKDLFKLLREKYGANLNTFISEKATIIPGDITCENLGVKDPNLVEEMWREVDVIVNIAATTNFDVRYDVALDLNTFGAIFVLDFAKKCSKLKVLLHVSTAFVSGEKAGLILETPYNMGETLNGTSGLDIDKEKKVLEETLKQLKVEGSSENSITSAMKELGIERARKYGWPNTYVFTKAMGEMLLGNLKEDIPLVILRPTIITSTFQEPFPGWVEGIRTIDSLAVGYGKGKLTCFLGDPKAVIDVIPADMVVNAMIVSMMAHADERGSQIIYQVGSSVSNPIDFTSLQDYGLRYFRENPWINKDGKPVIVGKVTVLSTMDSFHRYMALHYLLPLKVLEIVNTTLCQYFQGKYLELHRKINFVMRLIDLYGPYLFFKGIFDDMNTEKLRRAAKEAGIEIDVFNFDPKSINWEDYFMDTHVPGVVKYVFK; encoded by the exons ATGGAGTTAACAAGTGTTCTCAAGTTTCTTGAGAACAGAACCATTCTTGTTACGGGTGCCACTGGCTTTCTTGCAAAAA TTTTTGTGGAGAAGATACTCAGAGTACAACCAAATGTGAAGAAGCTCTATCTGCTTTTAAGAGCTAAAGATAACAAGGCAGCTTTGCAACGTTTCAATACTGAG GCTGTGGCAAAGGACTTATTCAAGCTTCTCAGGGAAAAATACGGGGCAAATTTGAATACGTTTATCTCAGAAAAGGCCACGATTATACCTGGTGATATCACATGTGAGAACTTGGGGGTGAAAGACCCTAATTTGGTGGAGGAAATGTGGAGGGAAGTAGATGTTATTGTTAACATAGCTGCGACTACCAATTTTGATGTAAG ATACGATGTGGCGTTGGATCTCAATACGTTTGGAGCTATATTCGTACTCGACTTTGCCAAAAAGTGTAGTAAATTAAAGGTTCTTCTTCACGTGTCAACTG CATTTGTATCTGGGGAGAAGGCAGGGTTGATATTGGAGACGCCCTATAACATGGGGGAGACCCTGAACGGTACGTCAGGACTAGATATTGATAAAGAGAAGAAAGTTTTGGAGGAAACATTGAAACAACTCAAAGTTGAGGGTTCTTCTGAAAACTCTATTACTTCAGCCATGAAGGAGCTTGGCATTGAAAG AGCAAGAAAGTATGGATGGCCCAACACCTATGTATTCACAAAAGCAATGGGAGAGATGCTATTGGGAAACTTGAAAGAAGATATACCTCTTGTAATCCTTCGTCCTACTATAATTACTAGTACCTTCCAAGAGCCTTTCCCTGGTTGGGTTGAAGGTATAAG AACCATTGATAGTTTAGCAGTTGGATATGGTAAAGGAAAACTAACATGCTTCCTCGGCGACCCTAAAGCCGTTATTGACGTA ATTCCAGCAGATATGGTGGTGAATGCAATGATAGTAAGCATGATGGCTCATGCGGACGAAAGAGGAAGTCAAATAATATACCAGGTCGGATCGTCAGTGTCTAATCCTATAGATTTCACTAGTCTTCAGGACTATGGATTGCGTTACTTCAGAGAGAATCCATGGATTAACAAGGATGGAAAACCAGTCATTGTTGGAAAAGTTACTGTTTTAAGTACAATGGATAGCTTTCACAGATATATGGCTCTTCATTACTTGCTTCCTTTGAAG GTATTAGAAATAGTGAACACAACACTCTGCCAATACTTTCAAGGCAAATATTTGGAGCTTCACCGGAAAATCAATTTTGTGATGCGGTTGATAGATCTTTACGGGCCCTATTTATTCTTCAAAGGAAT ATTTGATGACATGAACACAGAAAAATTACGTAGAGCAGCGAAGGAGGCTGGTATTGAAATAGACGTGTTCAATTTTGATCCCAAGAGCATCAActgggaggattattttatggaCACTCACGTACCTGGCGTTGTAAAATATGTATTTAAGTGA